The following proteins are encoded in a genomic region of Desulfosporosinus youngiae DSM 17734:
- a CDS encoding glycosyltransferase, translating to MNVLFSVLSLISAFIGISTVLLWFKYMKKVTVFCKVDSSNYRAEYPSLSVIIPACNEEESIEKTVRQLISQDYPNLEVIVVNDRSTDNTGMVLEKLEVQYPQLKVITIYDLPPNWLGKNYAVYRGVNEATGEWLLFTDADVMFSPSSLKKTVSYALEHTLDHLTIVPDTFYGGVFYRAFLAYFTFAAASVIMFTKKVGLGAFNLVKKSVYDKIGGYEAIAMKIADDMSLGALVVDKGYKQEVGLSGKGFISVKWYDNLFALLKGFEKNQFAVAKYSIFTLLASCLYVLIVGVYPFVGIFLGPIWARGLCSVSILSLLAVYNYLSKHIDISRSYVLIHPISILLYIGAAINSMVKTISRGGIEWRGTFYPINVLKKHI from the coding sequence ATGAATGTTCTTTTTTCAGTATTGTCCTTAATTAGTGCTTTTATAGGGATAAGTACAGTCTTGCTTTGGTTTAAATATATGAAAAAAGTAACAGTATTTTGCAAAGTGGATAGTTCGAATTATAGGGCTGAATACCCATCATTATCTGTAATAATTCCTGCTTGTAATGAAGAAGAATCCATAGAAAAGACCGTTAGGCAGTTAATCAGTCAAGATTACCCTAATTTAGAGGTAATCGTAGTGAATGACCGCTCTACGGATAACACTGGTATGGTATTGGAGAAGCTTGAAGTTCAGTATCCTCAACTAAAAGTTATAACTATTTATGATTTACCTCCGAACTGGTTAGGTAAAAACTATGCTGTTTACCGGGGCGTAAATGAGGCTACGGGCGAGTGGCTACTTTTTACCGATGCCGATGTTATGTTCTCCCCTAGCAGTTTAAAGAAAACAGTTAGTTATGCTTTGGAACACACGCTCGACCACCTAACAATAGTACCTGATACGTTTTACGGAGGTGTTTTCTACCGTGCTTTTCTTGCTTACTTTACCTTTGCAGCTGCCTCTGTAATAATGTTTACCAAAAAAGTAGGATTAGGGGCTTTTAACTTAGTAAAAAAATCAGTATATGATAAAATTGGCGGATATGAAGCAATAGCCATGAAGATAGCGGATGACATGTCTTTAGGGGCACTGGTGGTAGATAAGGGATACAAACAGGAAGTGGGTTTATCAGGAAAAGGGTTTATTTCAGTAAAATGGTATGACAACCTTTTTGCCTTGCTCAAAGGCTTTGAAAAAAACCAATTTGCGGTTGCAAAGTACAGTATTTTTACATTATTAGCATCATGCTTATATGTACTAATAGTGGGTGTTTACCCATTCGTTGGAATATTCCTTGGACCAATTTGGGCAAGAGGTTTGTGCAGTGTTTCTATCCTTAGTTTGCTTGCTGTTTATAATTACTTATCCAAGCATATTGATATTTCCCGTAGTTATGTTTTAATTCACCCTATATCTATTTTGCTGTACATTGGAGCAGCAATTAATTCGATGGTTAAGACAATAAGCCGTGGCGGTATCGAATGGCGAGGAACTTTTTACCCCATTAACGTGTTGAAAAAACATATTTAA
- a CDS encoding DUF3102 domain-containing protein has protein sequence MRLNTGNRASVEGTGQRTTEKLVQFLEEYGTKRLASTDSDGNPNSSLVTNLTYTQALILIRKKSLP, from the coding sequence ATCCGCTTAAATACAGGAAATAGGGCATCTGTTGAAGGAACCGGTCAGCGAACGACTGAAAAGCTGGTCCAGTTTCTCGAAGAGTATGGAACGAAACGGCTTGCCTCAACCGACAGTGACGGTAATCCAAATTCGTCACTGGTGACGAATTTGACCTACACCCAGGCGCTCATCCTTATTAGGAAGAAATCACTTCCTTAA
- a CDS encoding AbrB/MazE/SpoVT family DNA-binding domain-containing protein, translated as MELARITSKGQITIPIGIRKKLNLKEGDKVIFIEEGDKIVFANSSMIALKEIQEGMQGVAEKQGMYTEDDVNNLVKDIRKEIWEKKYENHD; from the coding sequence ATGGAGCTTGCTAGAATAACATCAAAAGGACAAATTACAATACCAATAGGAATAAGGAAGAAACTTAATTTAAAAGAAGGGGATAAAGTTATCTTCATTGAAGAAGGCGATAAGATAGTTTTTGCTAATTCCTCCATGATAGCGCTGAAAGAAATACAAGAAGGAATGCAAGGGGTAGCCGAGAAGCAAGGCATGTATACAGAAGATGATGTAAATAACTTAGTTAAAGATATTAGAAAGGAGATTTGGGAGAAGAAATATGAGAATCATGATTAA
- a CDS encoding class I SAM-dependent methyltransferase: MAYLEAIKDYWTTQVAGFAEINLDELTSDKYELWLSVLEENLPAEKGLAVLDVGCGTGFFSIVMSKLGHRVTAVDYNEGMLEQAGKNAQAFGVGGTIDFLKMDAQKLEFADQVFDVILSRDITWVLENPAQAYGEWLRVLKPKGRFLNFDGNWFLHLHDEKAKGAYERGLEKVMARGFEVKESDHNEEFETIVRSLPLSKERRPAWDIGVLTDLGCEKIMIKPKLPGKIHDAYYECLYAEIPTFMVAAIKE, encoded by the coding sequence ATGGCTTACCTTGAAGCAATTAAGGATTATTGGACGACCCAAGTGGCAGGGTTTGCCGAAATTAATCTTGACGAGTTAACCTCGGATAAATACGAGTTATGGCTGTCTGTGCTGGAAGAAAATCTGCCGGCGGAAAAGGGTCTTGCCGTTTTGGATGTGGGCTGCGGTACGGGATTTTTTTCCATTGTTATGAGTAAGCTGGGTCACCGGGTGACGGCGGTGGACTACAATGAAGGCATGCTGGAACAAGCCGGGAAAAACGCCCAGGCCTTTGGGGTGGGCGGGACTATCGATTTTTTGAAAATGGATGCTCAGAAGTTGGAGTTTGCTGACCAGGTTTTTGATGTGATTCTGAGCCGTGATATTACCTGGGTGTTGGAGAACCCGGCGCAGGCTTACGGGGAATGGCTGCGTGTGCTTAAGCCCAAGGGCCGGTTTCTGAATTTCGATGGCAACTGGTTTCTGCATCTCCATGATGAGAAAGCAAAGGGAGCGTATGAAAGGGGCCTGGAAAAGGTTATGGCCCGGGGCTTTGAGGTTAAAGAAAGTGATCATAATGAAGAGTTTGAAACTATTGTCCGCAGTTTACCCTTGTCCAAGGAACGGAGGCCGGCCTGGGATATAGGCGTTCTGACCGATCTGGGCTGCGAAAAAATCATGATTAAACCGAAACTTCCGGGTAAGATCCACGATGCCTATTATGAATGTCTGTACGCAGAGATTCCCACGTTTATGGTTGCGGCTATCAAAGAGTGA
- a CDS encoding ABC transporter ATP-binding protein, producing MNKAIKREETNKQGTRLKNTFLLIASMKPYRLEMILTILATFIKHIATIGAAALAAYMVGLAMLGQLKGEFASLFAYLSLCILLRAVMYYGEMWFGHDVAYRVLKDFRISLYAKIDKLSPAFLLKKHSGQIGSTLMSDVEVLEWFLAHTFGTFLVALGVTGLILVLLAKIHIALAVLMLIFGVLTGWTPFLLKKQADSQGTEVRARLAEANGVTIEGVQGLREILSLNYLERYKLKNKESMQRLYDAQLRYGKRLGTESMLMQIFIGVFTVIVMGVTAGFVAQGSVEFAIYPMVVILSALLFNPIIEVCAAARNLGLVFAAADRIQRVLESEPVVKDEGPSIKVDQLAPKVSFENVSFRYDRDLEDVLHGVSFEAEPGQTVALVGPSGAGKTTCVSLLLRYWEVGAGAVKIGGRDIREMSLDNLRDLTSAVLQDVYLFNVSVRENIRLGRPGAGDAQVEEAAKAAYAHDFIMGLPEGYDTVTGERGFQLSGGQRQRIAISRAILKNSPILILDEAVSSLDTENERYIQKALKEQSKNRTTLVVAHRLSTIMAADKLVVINQGRVMQVGTHETLIKEEGFYKNLVAAQFDKTGVLK from the coding sequence ATGAATAAAGCAATCAAGAGGGAAGAGACCAATAAGCAGGGAACCCGCCTGAAAAACACCTTTTTGCTCATTGCCTCTATGAAGCCTTACAGGTTAGAGATGATCTTAACCATCCTCGCCACCTTTATCAAGCATATTGCCACCATCGGCGCTGCGGCCCTGGCCGCCTACATGGTAGGGCTGGCCATGCTGGGTCAGCTGAAAGGAGAGTTTGCCTCACTTTTTGCTTATTTAAGCCTCTGTATCCTTTTGCGGGCCGTGATGTATTACGGAGAAATGTGGTTTGGACATGATGTAGCCTATCGGGTCTTGAAGGATTTTCGGATCAGCCTCTATGCCAAAATTGACAAACTGTCTCCGGCCTTTCTCTTGAAAAAACATTCCGGCCAAATCGGTTCTACCTTAATGAGTGATGTGGAGGTGCTGGAATGGTTTCTGGCCCATACCTTCGGTACCTTTCTGGTGGCTTTGGGAGTCACCGGACTGATCCTTGTTCTGCTGGCCAAGATCCATATAGCCTTAGCGGTGTTGATGCTGATCTTTGGTGTTCTGACAGGCTGGACGCCTTTCCTTCTGAAAAAGCAGGCGGACAGCCAAGGTACGGAAGTGCGCGCCAGGCTGGCGGAAGCCAATGGGGTCACTATTGAAGGGGTTCAGGGTCTGCGGGAGATTTTGTCTTTAAATTACCTGGAACGCTATAAGCTGAAAAACAAGGAGAGCATGCAGCGGCTCTATGACGCCCAATTGCGCTACGGGAAGCGGCTGGGGACGGAAAGTATGCTGATGCAGATCTTTATCGGGGTTTTTACGGTCATCGTTATGGGAGTGACTGCCGGCTTTGTGGCCCAAGGCTCTGTTGAATTTGCCATCTATCCTATGGTTGTCATCCTCTCCGCTTTGCTCTTTAATCCTATCATCGAAGTCTGCGCGGCGGCCCGCAATCTGGGCTTGGTCTTTGCCGCCGCTGACCGCATTCAACGGGTGCTGGAGAGTGAGCCTGTCGTCAAAGACGAGGGGCCGTCAATTAAGGTTGACCAGCTGGCGCCCAAGGTCAGCTTTGAAAACGTCTCCTTCCGCTATGATCGGGACTTGGAGGATGTGCTGCACGGGGTAAGCTTTGAAGCGGAACCGGGGCAGACCGTGGCCTTAGTGGGCCCTTCAGGGGCAGGAAAAACCACCTGCGTCAGTTTGCTGCTGCGCTATTGGGAGGTCGGTGCCGGAGCGGTTAAAATCGGGGGACGGGACATCCGGGAAATGTCCCTGGACAATCTCCGTGATCTTACCTCCGCCGTGCTCCAGGATGTCTATTTATTCAATGTCTCGGTGCGGGAAAATATCCGTCTGGGCCGGCCGGGTGCCGGTGATGCCCAGGTGGAAGAAGCGGCCAAAGCGGCTTATGCCCATGACTTTATCATGGGGCTGCCTGAGGGTTACGATACGGTAACCGGGGAGCGGGGCTTTCAGCTTTCCGGCGGACAGCGGCAGCGTATTGCCATCTCCCGGGCTATTCTCAAGAATTCTCCCATCCTGATTCTGGATGAAGCGGTTTCCAGCTTGGATACGGAAAATGAGCGGTATATTCAGAAGGCCCTGAAGGAGCAGTCGAAAAACCGGACGACCCTGGTGGTGGCCCATCGCTTGTCTACCATTATGGCGGCGGATAAGCTGGTGGTTATTAACCAGGGCCGGGTCATGCAGGTGGGGACGCATGAGACTTTGATTAAAGAAGAGGGTTTCTATAAGAATCTGGTGGCAGCCCAGTTTGACAAAACCGGGGTTCTTAAATGA
- a CDS encoding ABC transporter ATP-binding protein, whose amino-acid sequence MGAYGRLLRYVAAIKNEVAWKVLIGLAISTTYIGQAFAMAKAVSVVFLGGSVSDIAGYLVIALAAVFLRGFLTRLMESYSKVVAAKVKNKIRLLIFDKILRLGPGYLSNKRSGRVQSLVLDGIESLEPFLVYYVPQIITIAISGLVIGFYLTLLDGVTGIIIIIAMMLCVIVPYLTVPLVSRSIVTYWRSYALLNAQYVDAMQGMTTLKAFKASRSKGEELAGNALAFYRQAIRNTTFSLIDSGLMMLLTSIAASVTVAIAAYRTDLGIIPIGAVSAFLFLAAECARPMVDLNNYWHNSFLGLSVAEELFEIVDQELVITERENPDQTSLEQGLPSLQFSEVSFAYQEGEKPALDKVTLDIQPGQTIAVVGKSGSGKSTLVNLLLRFYDPSQGRILMNGVDLKDYAIDYLQQKIAVVFQDTYLFHDSIAENLRMAQPQADDRALKAAAKSAGAHDFIRALPAGYQTVIGERGATLSGGERQRLALARAILKDAPLLILDEATSSVDAKSEALIQKTLESLTRNRTTIIIAHRLSTIQNADKIYVLDESRLAETGTHEELLQLKGVYAGLVDAQRRGNGHE is encoded by the coding sequence ATGGGAGCATACGGACGATTGCTGCGCTATGTGGCAGCTATTAAAAATGAAGTGGCCTGGAAAGTCCTGATCGGCCTAGCCATTAGTACTACCTATATCGGGCAGGCCTTTGCCATGGCCAAGGCCGTTTCTGTGGTCTTCCTGGGGGGGAGTGTCTCCGACATTGCCGGGTACCTGGTCATTGCTTTGGCCGCCGTTTTTCTGAGGGGATTCCTGACCCGGCTGATGGAAAGCTATAGTAAAGTCGTGGCCGCTAAGGTCAAGAATAAAATCCGTCTGCTGATTTTTGACAAGATTCTGCGCCTGGGACCGGGCTATCTGAGCAATAAGCGCAGCGGGCGGGTGCAGTCCCTGGTGTTGGACGGTATTGAATCATTGGAGCCTTTTCTGGTTTATTATGTCCCGCAGATTATCACCATTGCCATCTCCGGCTTGGTTATCGGTTTTTATCTGACCCTGCTGGACGGGGTTACAGGAATCATCATTATTATAGCAATGATGCTCTGCGTTATCGTTCCTTACCTGACCGTACCCTTGGTCAGCCGCAGCATCGTCACCTATTGGCGTTCCTATGCCCTGCTTAATGCCCAGTATGTGGACGCTATGCAGGGAATGACCACCCTGAAGGCGTTCAAGGCCAGCCGCTCCAAGGGTGAGGAACTGGCAGGCAATGCTCTGGCCTTCTATCGCCAGGCTATTCGCAACACCACCTTTTCCCTGATTGACTCCGGCCTGATGATGCTGCTGACCTCTATAGCCGCCAGCGTGACGGTGGCGATTGCCGCTTATCGGACGGATCTGGGGATTATCCCTATTGGGGCCGTCTCCGCTTTCCTGTTCCTGGCCGCCGAATGCGCCCGTCCCATGGTTGATCTGAACAATTACTGGCATAACAGTTTTTTAGGGTTGTCTGTGGCGGAAGAGCTTTTTGAAATTGTGGACCAAGAACTGGTGATTACGGAAAGGGAAAATCCCGACCAGACTTCGTTGGAGCAAGGGCTTCCTTCCCTGCAGTTTTCCGAGGTGAGTTTTGCTTATCAGGAGGGGGAAAAACCTGCCCTGGACAAAGTAACCCTGGATATCCAACCCGGCCAGACCATAGCTGTGGTGGGCAAGTCCGGCTCAGGCAAATCCACTCTCGTCAATCTGCTGCTCCGCTTTTATGATCCCTCCCAAGGGAGGATTCTGATGAACGGTGTGGATCTGAAGGATTATGCCATCGACTACCTGCAACAAAAAATTGCCGTGGTCTTTCAGGATACGTATCTTTTTCACGATTCCATCGCTGAAAACCTGCGTATGGCCCAGCCTCAGGCCGATGACCGGGCCCTCAAGGCTGCGGCAAAATCCGCCGGAGCCCATGATTTTATTAGGGCTCTGCCTGCGGGTTATCAGACGGTCATCGGGGAGCGGGGGGCAACTCTTTCCGGCGGGGAGAGGCAGCGCCTGGCCCTGGCCCGGGCTATACTGAAAGATGCGCCTCTTTTGATTCTGGATGAAGCCACTTCCAGCGTGGATGCCAAAAGTGAAGCCTTGATTCAAAAAACCTTGGAATCCCTCACCCGGAACCGTACCACCATCATCATTGCCCATAGGCTCTCCACGATTCAAAATGCGGACAAAATCTATGTTCTGGATGAGAGCAGGCTTGCAGAAACAGGAACTCACGAAGAATTGCTGCAATTGAAGGGTGTCTATGCCGGATTGGTAGATGCCCAGAGAAGAGGGAATGGACATGAATAA
- a CDS encoding ABC transporter ATP-binding protein, translated as MMDLILDVQGLEKRFAAKPKQTVAVAGVDFSIKRGECLGLIGESGSGKSTVAYMTGGLLPPSAGKVSFYGKHRQMVFQNPVMSFSPRMRLLDSIGEGLRYKTNLSGAEIKEKALEAMDMVLLKREYGNRYSWQLSGGECQRAAIARAILIRPELLICDEVTSALDVSVQEQIIQLLIKLKKELGLAYLFISHDIALVSSICDRLAVMYQGRIVETGSTREVIANPQKDYTKLLISSALTLADAAQQ; from the coding sequence ATGATGGATCTCATTTTAGACGTGCAGGGGCTGGAGAAACGTTTTGCCGCCAAGCCCAAACAAACCGTGGCGGTTGCGGGGGTGGATTTTTCCATTAAGCGGGGGGAATGCCTGGGTTTGATCGGGGAGAGCGGCAGCGGAAAGTCCACTGTGGCCTATATGACGGGAGGACTTCTGCCGCCCAGCGCCGGTAAGGTGTCCTTTTACGGGAAGCACCGGCAGATGGTTTTTCAAAATCCCGTCATGTCCTTCAGTCCCAGAATGCGTCTGCTGGACAGTATCGGTGAAGGCTTGCGCTACAAGACGAATTTATCCGGGGCGGAAATTAAAGAAAAAGCCCTGGAGGCTATGGACATGGTGCTGCTGAAAAGGGAGTACGGGAACCGTTACAGCTGGCAGCTGAGCGGCGGTGAGTGTCAGCGTGCCGCTATTGCCAGGGCCATTCTCATCCGGCCGGAACTGCTGATCTGTGATGAGGTGACCAGTGCCCTGGACGTTTCCGTTCAGGAGCAGATCATTCAGTTGCTTATTAAGTTAAAAAAAGAGCTGGGCTTAGCTTATCTTTTTATTTCCCATGATATCGCACTGGTCAGCAGCATTTGCGACCGCCTTGCCGTGATGTATCAGGGCAGGATTGTGGAAACAGGCAGCACCCGGGAGGTTATAGCTAATCCTCAAAAGGATTACACAAAGTTGTTGATTTCTTCAGCTTTGACTCTGGCTGACGCTGCTCAACAATAA
- a CDS encoding ABC transporter ATP-binding protein has protein sequence MKEKAMLELRGVNVAYRENAAVRNVSFKVHEKEIVGIVGESGSGKSTLIRSIIKLLGNQGQVTAGEISFHGRKLLDLSEGEMRRIRGKEIALVIQHPELALDPLWTIGNLFFESMRFHGNISKKQALSLAEELLSSLSLKDTARILKSYPFELSGGMCQRVAIAIAMANGPRLLLADEPTSALDVTVQNQVIETLLQMREMFQTAILMVSHNMGVIARLADTVGVMYRGELVEWGKKDDVLHHPSHDYTKALVRATPKMEGT, from the coding sequence ATGAAGGAAAAAGCTATGCTTGAATTGCGCGGAGTTAATGTTGCTTACCGGGAGAATGCCGCTGTCAGAAATGTCAGCTTTAAGGTTCACGAGAAGGAGATTGTCGGCATTGTGGGCGAGAGCGGCAGCGGCAAAAGCACCTTGATCCGCAGCATCATCAAACTGCTGGGGAATCAGGGACAGGTAACTGCCGGCGAAATCTCATTCCATGGCCGTAAGCTGCTTGACCTCTCCGAAGGGGAAATGCGCCGAATCAGAGGAAAAGAGATTGCTCTGGTGATACAACATCCCGAGCTGGCTCTGGACCCTCTTTGGACCATAGGCAATCTGTTTTTCGAAAGTATGCGCTTTCATGGAAACATCTCGAAAAAGCAAGCCTTAAGCCTGGCGGAAGAACTGCTGAGCAGTCTGTCCCTGAAGGATACGGCACGCATCTTAAAATCCTATCCCTTTGAGCTGAGCGGAGGCATGTGTCAGCGCGTGGCTATTGCCATCGCCATGGCTAACGGCCCCAGGCTGCTTTTGGCAGACGAACCGACCAGCGCCTTGGACGTCACTGTGCAGAATCAGGTGATAGAAACCCTGCTGCAAATGCGTGAGATGTTTCAGACCGCCATTCTGATGGTTTCTCATAATATGGGGGTTATCGCCCGCCTGGCGGATACAGTGGGGGTTATGTACCGCGGGGAATTGGTGGAATGGGGGAAAAAAGACGACGTGCTGCATCACCCGTCCCACGACTATACGAAAGCCCTGGTTCGGGCTACTCCCAAAATGGAGGGGACATGA
- the nikC gene encoding nickel transporter permease, with protein sequence MTKGNLKLMLILGLLGIVLLAALGGDHLTVNDPYRTDLAQSLIPPSPQFPFGTDNLGRCVYSRVMEGASASIFSALIVVGAVFVLGSLLGILAGYLGGWWDSAIMKITTIFQAFPSFILAVAIAGMLGPGIRNAILSLAAMYWTTYARLARSLVLKLKDETYIQAARMCGAQKRHIILKYILPNTLPPLINTAVLDIGNVILSMAGLSFLGLGAQPPLAEWGIMISNARSYLQTAPWCMAFPSMALFIVVVLFNLLGDSIRDRLDARGGR encoded by the coding sequence ATGACCAAGGGTAATTTGAAATTAATGCTGATCCTGGGTCTTTTGGGGATCGTGCTCCTGGCCGCTTTGGGTGGGGATCATCTGACAGTGAACGACCCTTACAGAACTGATTTAGCCCAATCCCTTATCCCGCCTTCCCCTCAATTTCCTTTTGGTACGGATAATTTGGGCCGCTGTGTTTACTCCCGGGTTATGGAAGGTGCCTCTGCTTCCATTTTTTCCGCCCTGATCGTTGTGGGAGCGGTTTTTGTCCTCGGCAGTTTGCTGGGCATTCTGGCCGGCTATCTGGGTGGCTGGTGGGACAGCGCAATCATGAAAATTACCACGATTTTTCAGGCCTTTCCCAGCTTTATCCTGGCGGTGGCCATCGCGGGCATGTTGGGCCCGGGAATCCGGAACGCTATTTTATCTCTGGCTGCCATGTATTGGACGACTTATGCCCGGCTGGCACGGAGTTTAGTTCTGAAACTTAAAGATGAGACGTATATTCAGGCCGCCCGGATGTGCGGCGCTCAAAAGCGGCATATCATCCTGAAATATATTTTGCCGAATACGCTTCCTCCGTTAATTAATACTGCGGTCTTAGACATCGGCAATGTGATTTTGAGCATGGCGGGTCTTTCCTTCCTGGGCTTGGGTGCCCAGCCTCCTTTGGCAGAATGGGGGATTATGATCAGCAATGCCCGAAGCTATTTGCAGACCGCTCCCTGGTGCATGGCCTTTCCCAGTATGGCCTTGTTCATTGTGGTGGTACTGTTTAATCTTTTGGGAGACAGCATCAGAGACCGCCTGGACGCAAGAGGGGGAAGGTAA
- the nikB gene encoding nickel ABC transporter permease: MFSFFIRKLGMILTILVGITFLSFGMIYLSPSDPAEIKLNRTGVTPTRELLDLTRQEMGLNRPLIVQYGSWLINLAQGEMGTSLRTNKPVVSELKKALPKTLALTLLSMTLVLAVSIPVGVLCAKYRDSIFDNLLRFITYLFASIPAFVLALLFLYVLCVQLGWFTVISAPGAKGIIMPALVLALTLSAWYIRQVRVIVLEELGKDYIVGARARGVPEGHIMFGHVLYNSLLPILTLVGISFAGLLGGTTIVETIFSWPGLGKLAMDSISARDYPVIQGYVVWMAMMFLLVNFMVDLSYGLIDPRVRKQGGKEHDQG; encoded by the coding sequence ATGTTTAGCTTCTTCATCAGAAAACTGGGAATGATTCTGACCATCTTGGTTGGGATTACCTTTCTTTCCTTTGGCATGATCTATCTTTCTCCCAGCGATCCTGCGGAGATCAAGTTAAATAGAACCGGGGTTACCCCAACCCGGGAACTGTTAGATTTGACAAGGCAGGAAATGGGATTGAACCGGCCGTTAATTGTGCAATACGGTTCCTGGCTGATCAACCTGGCTCAGGGGGAAATGGGAACTTCCCTGCGCACCAACAAACCGGTGGTCAGTGAATTAAAAAAAGCGCTGCCTAAAACCCTGGCCTTAACCTTGCTGTCCATGACCCTGGTTCTGGCGGTTTCCATCCCTGTCGGAGTCCTATGCGCCAAATACCGTGACAGCATCTTTGATAACCTCCTGCGTTTTATTACTTATCTCTTTGCCTCCATCCCCGCTTTTGTGCTGGCTCTGTTGTTTTTATATGTTCTGTGTGTTCAACTGGGCTGGTTTACCGTGATCTCTGCCCCCGGCGCCAAAGGGATTATTATGCCTGCCCTGGTGCTGGCCCTGACTCTGAGTGCCTGGTACATTCGCCAGGTGCGGGTCATTGTTTTAGAAGAACTGGGCAAGGATTACATCGTTGGAGCAAGAGCGAGGGGAGTTCCGGAAGGTCATATTATGTTCGGCCATGTGTTATACAACTCTTTGCTGCCTATTTTAACCCTGGTAGGTATCAGCTTTGCAGGTCTGCTGGGGGGAACAACCATCGTTGAGACGATTTTCTCCTGGCCGGGCTTGGGGAAGCTGGCCATGGATTCCATTTCGGCGCGGGATTATCCGGTGATTCAGGGTTATGTTGTTTGGATGGCCATGATGTTTCTTTTAGTCAACTTTATGGTTGATCTTTCCTACGGCCTAATAGACCCCCGGGTCAGAAAGCAGGGGGGGAAGGAGCATGACCAAGGGTAA